A stretch of the Panicum virgatum strain AP13 chromosome 9N, P.virgatum_v5, whole genome shotgun sequence genome encodes the following:
- the LOC120688051 gene encoding myosin-binding protein 2-like, with protein sequence MVSQAPMAGANLTAALCKKSNRVARVLAYALLEWILIALLLANGVFSYLISRFAAFFGLAPPCALCSRLGVDSLFERHPHRGVGGAGARAEALRRVLCDAHAAELSRLGYCSAHRRLADAGDMCEDCAAAAAPGKALLSWMGRSELGERDLACACCGVALESGFYSPPFLLPTPAARGSDCGHKEEEETAMPNGDVVFVSEEGPVIELFDEKPLLGDDSINVLAQGAEIVANFERLVPLESIDSLAVDMASVSSQYCGERKEAVDHVRQNDAVTENKANANEEKIVLTSDDDKGDGVVDRLIDEQIADVALVSACMEGTFDDGINAGETIEGFGDHQSPEDDSGLKDKDMKISIEDEISEDDQVEQVIPQQKLYTMPRNPSDHEFVEKLDTSVEVEHFQQAELKQKLNLMPMEACVRVSATQPEETVQQAEVNQELASIPIYPREHSGEELEGEKTVQAVLEQEWDSEPVDSREHTFMTSYAHTDDEQAERKQKVTSVKEDVLDYAADTFNDDTNTWKGDIEEDPTEATLTSIHQISYEPLTILDKFAHDHSVIEEEREPETPTHIEGICDSQELLDYKAAVSDGKSIASVATISTDLESTEFVSVDQLRSALASARKSLNSLYAELENERNAAAIAADETMAMINRLQEQKAAMQMEAIQYQRLMEEQSEYDQEALQRLNELVVRREKEKQDLERELEMYRHKVHLYEAKARKMSRHKADDQNGSSSASSSAEDSDDLSQSFYEGDESAHGLNGSNGSSPTDVVLHETARHLVTLDGSLADFEEERLSILEQLKVLEDKLFDLDDEDSDNMKMDKHFSEENHFSGASNGFSDDDSCFKLHDKRKSVTYKGKKLLPLFDDATVEARDILPNKQVDDADQLTEVTLDLATEQDKLAIANEIDQVHERLHALEADREYIKQCVRSLKKGGKGFDLLQEILQHLRDLRRIEQRARNSGELSPHYLHLYTD encoded by the exons ATGGTGTCGCAGGCACCCATGGCCGGCGCCAACCTCACGGCGGCGCTGTGCAAGAAGAGCAACCGCGTCGCGCGGGTGCTCGCGTACGCGCTGCTGGAGTGGATCCTCATCGCGCTTCTCCTCGCCAACGGCGTCTTCTCCTACCTCATCTCCAGGTTCGCCGCCTTCTTCGGCCTCGCACCGCCGTGCGCGCTCTGCTCCCGCCTCGGCGTCGACAGCCTCTTCGAGCGCCACCCACACCGTGGCGTCGGAGGAGCCGGGGCCCGCGCCGAGGCCCTGCGACGCGTGCTGTGCGACGCGCACGCCGCCGAGCTGTCGCGCCTCGGCTACTGCAGCGCGCACCGCCGGCTCGCGGACGCCGGGGACATGTGCGAGGAttgcgccgcggcggcagcgcccggGAAGGCGCTGCTGTCGTGGATGGGCCGGAGCGAGCTCGGCGAGCGGGACCTCGCGTGCGCCTGCTGCGGCGTCGCGCTCGAGAGCGGCTTCTACTCGCCGCCGTTCTTGCTCCCAacgccggcggcgcgtggcTCAGATTGTGGCCacaaggaagaggaagagacaGCGATGCCAAATGGAGACGTGGTCTTTGTGTCCGAGGAAGGCCCTGTGATCGAGCTCTTCGATGAGAAACCGTTGCTGGGGGATGACTCGATCAATGTATTGGCTCAGGGTGCTGAGATTGTTGCCAATTTTGAGCGTCTGGTGCCTCTTGAATCCATTGACTCATTGGCTGTCGACATGGCTTCAGTGTCATCCCAATATTGTGGTGAGAGGAAGGAAGCGGTTGATCATGTAAGGCAGAACGATGCGGTCACGGAGAACAAGGCTAATGCCAATGAGGAGAAAATTGTGTTGACATCTGATGATGACAAGGGGGATGGTGTGGTTGATCGGCTGATTGATGAACAGATTGCTGATGTAGCCCTCGTGTCAGCTTGTATGGAAGGTACATTTGATGATGGGATAAATGCAGGCGAAACCATTGAGGGCTTTGGTGATCACCAGT CTCCTGAGGATGACAGTGGATTGAAAGATAAGGATATGAAAATATCAATTGAGGATGAGATATCTGAAGATGATCAAGTTGAACAGGTTATTCCACAGCAGAAATTGTACACCATGCCAAGAAATCCCAGTGACCATGAATTTGTTGAGAAGTTAGACACAAGTGTTGAGGTGGAGCATTTTCAACAGGCTGAGTTGAAGCAAAAACTGAACTTGATGCCAATGGAAGCTTGTGTGCGTGTCTCGGCAACTCAGCCTGAGGAGACGGTTCAACAAGCAGAGGTGAATCAGGAGTTGGCTTCAATACCAATATATCCCAGGGAGCATTctggtgaagaacttgaaggagAGAAAACTGTACAGGCTGTGCTGGAACAAGAGTGGGACTCTGAGCCAGTTGATTCTAGGGAACATACTTTCATGACTTCATATGCTCATACTGATGATGAGCAGGCTGAGAGGAAGCAGAAAGTCACTTCTGTGAAGGAAGATGTACTGGACTATGCAGCAGACACTTTTAATGATGACACAAACACATGGAAAG GAGATATTGAAGAAGATCCAACTGAAGCTACTCTAACAAGCATACATCAAATATCTTATGAACCTTTGACAATCTTGGATAAGTTCGCTCACGATCATAGTGTCatagaagaagagagagagccTGAGACACCAACTCATATTGAAGGTATATGTGATTCGCAAGAATTGCTGGATTATAAAGCAGCTGTTTCTGATGGTAAATCCATTGCAAGTGTTGCTACTATCTCTACTGATCTGGAAAGCACTGAATTTGTGAGCGTTGATCAACTAAGATCTGCTTTGGCATCTGCACGCAAGTCATTGAACAGCCTATATGCTGAACTCGAAAATGAGAGGAATGCTGCTGCTATAGCTGCTGATGAAACCATGGCAATGATAAACCGCTTGCAAGAACAGAAAGCTGCGATGCAGATGGAGGCGATCCAGTACCAGCGTCTTATGGAGGAACAGTCGGAGTATGATCAAGAAGCATTGCAGAGACTGAATGAACTAGTtgtgaggagagagaaggagaagCAAGATCTGGAGAGAGAACTCGAGATGTATCGTCACAAGGTTCATCTCTATGAGGCAAAGGCAAGGAAAATGTCCAGACACAAGGCCGATGACCAGAATGGGTCATCGTCAGCTTCGTCAAGTGCTGAGGACAGTGATGACCTTTCGCAAAGTTTCTATGAAGGGGATGAATCTGCCCATGGTCTCAACGGAAGCAATGGGAGTAGCCCTACAGATGTTGTCCTGCACGAAACTGCCAGACATCTAGTTACCCTTGATGGCTCACTAGCTGATTTTGAGGAAGAGAGACTCTCCATACTAGAACAACTTAAAGTGCTAGAGGATAAACTTTTTGACCTCGATGATGAAGATTCTGATAACATGAAGATGGACAAGCATTTCTCAGAAGAAAACCATTTCAGCGGTGCCTCAAATGGTTTCTCTGATGATGATAGCTGCTTTAAACTTCATGACAAAAGAAAAAGCGTAACCTATAAAGGAAAGAAGCTCCTGCCACTGTTTGATGATGCTACTGTGGAAGCTAGAGACATCCTTCCAAATAAGCAAGTTGATGATGCAGATCAGTTGACAGAAGTCACATTGGATCTTGCTACAGAGCAAGATAAACTTGCAATCGCCAATGAAATTGATCAAGTCCATGAAAGGCTGCATGCTCTTGAAGCAGATAGGGAATATATAAAACAGTGTGTGAGGTCTTTGAAAAAGGGAGGCAAAGGGTTCGATCTTCTTCAGGAGATCTTACAGCATCTTCGAGACCTGAGAAGGATTGAGCAGCGTGCAAGGAACTCTGGAGAGCTTTCACCTCACTATTTACATCTTTACACAGATTAA